One Xyrauchen texanus isolate HMW12.3.18 chromosome 44, RBS_HiC_50CHRs, whole genome shotgun sequence DNA segment encodes these proteins:
- the LOC127637052 gene encoding creatine kinase S-type, mitochondrial-like, whose protein sequence is MASSFTKMFSGRTTGLLMASLGAGAMATGYLMSYNGTISAEQRRKLYPPSADFPDLRKHNNCMAGALTPAIYAKLRDKVTPNNWTLDQCIQTGVDNPGHPFIKTVGMVAGDEESYELFAEIFDPVIKDRHNGYDPKTMKHPTDLDASKITSGMFDERYVLSSRVRTGRSIRGLSLPPACSRSERREVERVVNQALAGLKGDLTGRYYSLTEMTENEQQRLIDEHFLFDKPVSTLLTAAGMARDWPDARGIWHNNEKTFLIWVNEEDHTRVISMEKGGNMKSVFERFCRGLKQVEQLIQERGWEFMWNEHLGYILTCPSNLGTGLRAGVHVRLPKLSKDPRFGKILDNLRLQKRGTGGVDTAAVGDIFDISNLDRLGKSEVELVQCVIDGVNYLIECEKRLEKGQDIKIPAPVQQFRK, encoded by the exons ATGGCAAGCTCATTCACCAAGATGTTCTCGGGCCGAACAACTGGCTTACTCATGGCAAGTCTAGGGGCTGGCGCCATGGCTACCGGTTACTTGATGAGTTACAATGGCACTATCTCCGCAGAGCAGAGAAGGAAACTCTACCCTCCCAG TGCTGACTTTCCTGACCTTCGCAAGCACAACAACTGTATGGCCGGTGCACTGACCCCTGCCATCTATGCCAAGCTGAGGGACAAGGTCACCCCAAACAACTGGACTCTTGACCAGTGCATCCAGACTGGTGTAGACAACCCCGGTCATCCCTTCATCAAGACAGTGGGGATGGTTGCTGGTGATGAGGAGAGCTATGAG TTGTTTGCTGAAATCTTTGATCCAGTAATCAAGGACAGACACAACGGCTATGACCCAAAAACCATGAAGCATCCAACTGACCTTGATGCCTCCAAG ATCACATCAGGCATGTTTGACGAGCGCTACGTCCTGTCCTCCCGCGTGCGCACTGGCCGCAGCATCCGTGGCCTCAGTCTGCCCCCCGCCTGCAGCCGCTCCGAGCGTCGTGAGGTGGAGAGGGTGGTGAACCAAGCCTTGGCTGGACTAAAAGGAGATCTTACTGGGCGTTACTACAGCCTCACTGAAATGACTGAAAATGAGCAGCAGAGACTCATCGAT GAACATTTTCTCTTTGACAAGCCTGTGTCTACCCTGCTCACTGCAGCTGGGATGGCCAGGGACTGGCCTGATGCTCGTGGGATCTG GCACAACAACGAGAAGACCTTCTTAATATGGGTCAATGAAGAAGACCACACCCGTGTCATCTCCATGGAGAAGGGTGGCAATATGAAGAGCGTGTTTGAGAGGTTCTGCCGAGGTCTCAAACAG GTGGAACAACTGATTCAGGAGAGAGGCTGGGAGTTCATGTGGAATGAACATCTTGGCTACATCCTGACCTGCCCATCAAATCTGGGTACCGGTCTCAGAGCTGGAGTGCATGTCCGCTTGCCAAAGCTCAGCAAG GACCCTCGGTTTGGCAAGATCCTGGATAACTTGCGGTTGCAGAAGCGTGGCACTGGTGGAGTGGACACCGCTGCTGTGGGCGACATCTTTGACATCTCAAACCTTGACCGCCTGGGAAAATCTGAG GTGGAACTGGTGCAGTGTGTAATTGATGGTGTCAACTACCTCATCGAATGTGAGAAGAGATTGGAGAAGGGCCAGGATATCAAGATCCCTGCACCCGTCCAACAGTTCAGGAAGTGA
- the LOC127636848 gene encoding ubiquitin-conjugating enzyme E2 L3-like: MAASRRLHKELDEIRKSGMKNFRNIQVDESNILTWQGLIVPDNPPYDKGAFRIEITFPAEYPFKPPKITFKTKIYHPNIDEKGQVCLPVISAENWKPATKTDQVIQSLIALVNDPQPEHPLRGDLAEEYSKDRKRFFKNAEEFTKKHGEKRPVE, encoded by the exons ATGGCGGCGAGCAGGCGACTGCACAAG GAACTTGATGAAATTCGCAAATCTGGAATGAAGAATTTCCGCAATATTCAGGTGGATGAGTCAAACATTCTGACTTGGCAAGGACTCATCGTTCCT GACAACCCTCCATACGATAAAGGTGCATTCCGTATTGAGATCACATTCCCTGCAGAATATCCATTTAAACCTCCTAAGATCACATTTAAGACAAAGATCTATCACCCAAACATCGATGAGAAGGGTCAAGTGTGCCTGCCGGTCATAAGCGCTGAGAACTGGAAACCTGCAACCAAAACTGACCAAG TTATCCAGTCACTCATTGCCCTCGTCAACGACCCCCAACCAGAGCACCCGTTGAGGGGCGACCTAGCAGAAGAATATTCAAAAGATCGTAAAAGATTTTTTAAGAACGCAGAAGAGTTTACAAAGAAACATGGTGAGAAGCGGCCAGTGGAGTGA